The Gallus gallus isolate bGalGal1 chromosome 3, bGalGal1.mat.broiler.GRCg7b, whole genome shotgun sequence genome window below encodes:
- the ARFGEF3 gene encoding brefeldin A-inhibited guanine nucleotide-exchange protein 3 isoform X4: protein MEEILRKLQKEASGSKHRAIKESCTWAIETLDSPDAAIKIPPYQLREKCLLPLQLALESKSMKLAQQALAGMQKLLSDERFVSVETDSDEKQLLNQMLNAVKVTPSLNEDLQVEVMKVLLCITYTSTFELNGSSVLKIAELCFACNRAGSPRMHEMIKMSIAYLLGALSSRIFTGIPSSMAFQKVCIETYVSSCHQRSINTAVRATLSQMLSDLTLQLRQKQENMTIENNEALQKFKSQGTSAESLCDDVVSVLTVLCEKLQAVINDNRQLQLLYLECILSMLNSSSPSMHQHKGFTDLIWKQLCPALIVILGNPIHDKTITSAHSNVCLEADSPSSGVSDHGRGSGCSSTAPALSGPVARTIYYIAAELVRLVGTVESMKPVLQSLYHRILLYPPPQHRVEAIKIMKEILGSPRRLCDLAGPCSSESESRKRSISKRKSHLDLLKLIMDGMTEACIKGGIEACYASVSCVFALLGALDELSHGRGLSEEQVHLLLRCLEELKDGTETSRDSMEINDADFRWQRRILSSENPAWESGNEKSPDISISVTTDTGQTTLEGDMGQTTPEDNLESQKNSLPSPAGHESKEIHYREPESETIDQPDVVQRSHTIVYPDITNFLSVDCKTRSYGSRYSESNFSVDDQDLSRTEFDSCDQYSMAAEKDSGRSDVSDIGSDNCSLADEEQTPRDCPGTRSLRTAALSLKLLKNQEADQHSAQLFIQSLEALLPRLIALPSIEEVDTALQNFSSAFCSVIHLIHAPKVTSVESPRRQQHRTFKPSRGTMHSPGFEGNPNFSFQTLMNADSLYMVSHYTLLLNLKLANSDYYRKKPPQAPVLLKEFMKQVQSSGVLMIFSQAWVEELYHQVLERNMLGEAGYWGSPEEHSLPLITMLTDIDGLGSSTVGGQLMASASAQSPLSQNQKTDDSVVAGVAFARYLLIGCWKNLIDTLSTPLTGRMAGSSKGLAFILGAEGAKEQNQKEKDSICVSLDGLRRAARLSCALGVAANCASALAQMAAASCVQEEKEEKEIQEPSDAIAQVKQKVEQKLEQMGKVQGVCLHTAHVLCMDAVLNVGLEMGSHNQDCWPHVFRVCEYISTLEHTHFSDGTSQPCLTITQSQQAPGGPHSDTELGDAPQEQTPEQETTLSSNPVIQPVSIQELVKESSKGRAFDFRGGSLLCGTSAAKAVLTLSTQADRLFEDAADKLNLMALAGFLYQLKKASQAQLFHSVTDTVDYSLAMPGEVKSTQDRRSALHLFRLGDAMLRIVRSKSRPLLHLMRCWSLVAPHLVEAACHKERHVSRKAVSFIHDILTEVLTDWNEPSHFHFNESLFRPFERIMQLELCDEDVQDQVVTSIGELVEMCSTQIQSGWRPLFSALETVHSGNKSEVKEYLVGEYSMGKRQAPVFDVFEAFLNTDSIQVFANAATSYIMCLMKFVKGLGEVDCKEMGDCVPGSGSASTDLCLPALDYLRRCSQLLAKIYKMPLKPIFLSGRLINMPRRVQEQSASSEDGIECILSDFDDDTGLINVWIILLEELTTAISNCPRQHQPPTLDLLFELLRDVAKTPGPGFGIYAVVHLLLPTMSLWLHRSHGDHSYWDVASANFKHAIGLSCELVVEHIQNFIHSDIGYENMINTMLKDLFKLLVACVAEPTEIISRVGCSCIRYVLVTAGPVFTEEMWRLACCALQDAFSATLEPVKNLLGYFHSGSESFSGDACEVKVAAPSLSPSAEAEYWRIRAMAQQVFMLETQCSPKTPSNKEGFEHAQSCVLVIDLPPDKKPNGHTQRRKLGIPFRTIVVSLLSHQVLLQNLYDILLEEFIKGPSNLEEKMTIQVPENKLAGFLRYISMQNLAVIFDLLLDSYRTAREFDTRPGLKCLLKKVSGISGAANLYRQSAMSFNIYFHALICAILTNQENITAEQVKKILFEDDERSTDSSQQCSSEDEDIFEETAQVSPPRGKEKRQWRARIPSLSVQPVSNADWGWLIKRLHKLCMELCNNYIQMHLDLENNVEEPPAFKGDPFFILPSFHSETSTPSTGGQSGKDTPSEDDRSQIRDQLGDSLTPRSGEMLLLPPLSSPKPEKKEQTRKKEWWESAGNKIYTIATDKTISKFMTEYKKRKQQQAMTSFTKEAKVEKKGELLGSRGQDSPVLQRPQHLIDQGQMRHSFSAGPEILRQEKRPRSGSTVSSLNISVRDAEAQIQAWTNMVLTVLNQIQALPDQTFTALQPAVFPCISQLTCHVTDIRVRQAVREWLGRVGRVYDIIM from the exons GTTTGCATTGAGACATATGTATCTAGCTGTCACCAGCGGAGCATTAACACCGCTGTGCGGGCAACCCTCAGCCAAATGTTGAGTGACTTGACTTTACAGTTAcgacaaaagcaagaaaatatg ACAATTGAAAATAATGAGGCCCTGCAGAAATTCAAGAGTCAAG GTACTTCAGCGGAGTCTCTTTGTGATGATGTTGTATCtgtcctcactgtgctctgtgagAAGCTCCAGGCTGTCATAAA CGACAATCGACAACTTCAACTTCTTTATTTGGAGTGCATCCTCTCCATGTTAAACAGCTCCTCTCCAAGCATGCACCAGCACAAAGGATTCACTGATCTAATATG gAAGCAACTGTGTCCAGCCCTCATAGTAATCCTGGGAAATCCAATCCATGACAAAACTATCACATCTGCCCACAGCAACGTCTGTCTAGAAGCTGATTCACCTTCCTCGGGGGTCTCTGATCATGGCCGGGGTTCAGGCTGTTCATCCACAGCGCCTGCCCTTAGCGGGCCTGTTGCACGGACCATATACTATATTGCTGCAGAACTGGTTCGACTGGTGGGGACAGTGGAATCCATGAAGCCTGTGTTGCAGTCTCTCTATCACCGGATCTTGCTTTATCCACCACCTCAGCACCGGGTAGAAGCCATCAAAATTATGAAAGAG atACTTGGCAGTCCTCGGAGGCTTTGTGATTTGGCAGGGCCCTGCTCTTCAGAGTCAGAATCCAGGAAGAGGTCTATTTCTAAAAGAAAGTCCCATCTGGATCTTCTCAagct TATCATGGATGGGATGACAGAAGCATGCATCAAGGGTGGTATTGAAGCATGTTATGCTTCAGTGTCCTGCGTATTCGCCCTGCTTGGAGCACTGGATGAGCTAAGCCACGGCAGGGGTCTTAGTGAGGAACAGGTCCATCTGCTCCTCCGATGCCTGGAAGAATTGAAAGATGGGACTGAGACAAGCAGAGACTCCATGGAGATCAATGATGCTGACTTCAGGTGGCAGAGGCGCATTCTATCCTCAGAAAATCCTGCCTGGGAATCAGGAAATGAGAAAAGTCCTGATATTAGCATTAGTGTTACAACAGACACTGGTCAGACCACTTTGGAAGGAGATATGGGACAGACAACTCCAGAGGATAATCTGGAAAGTCAAAAAAACTCACTGCCATCTCCAGCTGGGCATGAAAGCAAAGAGATTCATTATAGAGAACCAGAGTCAGAAACCATTGACCAGCCAGACGTTGTTCAGAGAAGCCACACCATAGTCTATCCAGATATAACTAACTTCTTATCAGTTGATTGCAAGACCCGGTCTTACGGATCCAGGTACAGTGAAAGTAACTTCAGTGTAGACGACCAGGATCTTTCTAGGACTGAGTTTGATTCATGTGACCAGTATTCCATGGCAGCAGAGAAGGACTCTGGACGGTCAGATGTTTCGGACATAGGCTCTGACAATTGCTCCCTGGCTGATGAGGAGCAGACACCTCGGGACTGTCCAGGTACCAGGTCCTTACGTACTGCAGCTCTCTCTCTAAAGTTGCTGAAAAACCAGGAAGCAGACCAGCACAGCGCACAGCTCTTCATCCAGTCACTTGAAGCTCTTCTTCCTCGGCTCATAGCTCTCCCCAGCATAGAGGAGGTGGatacagcactgcagaacttCTCTTCAGCTTTTTGCTCAG TTATTCACCTTATCCACGCCCCCAAAGTGACGTCAGTGGAAAGTCcgagaaggcagcagcacagaacttTCAAACCCTCACGag GTACGATGCACTCACCAGGATTTGAAGGAAACCCAAATTTCAGCTTCCAAACTCTGATGAATGCAGACAGTCTCTACATGGTCTCTCATTATACTCTGCTGCTAAACCTAAAATTGGCCAACTCAGATTACTACAGGAAGAAGCCTCCCCAAGCTCCTGTGTTGCTG AAAGAGTTCATGAAGCAGGTCCAGTCCAGTGGAGTGCTGATGATATTTTCCCAAGCCTGGGTTGAAGAACTGTACCACCAGGTACTAGAAAGGAACATGCTAGGGGAAGCTGGATACTGGGGAAGCCCTGAAGAACACAGCCTTCCACTTATCACCATGCTGACTG ATATCGATGGCTTGGGAAGCAGTACGGTTGGTGGCCAGTTGATGGCATCTGCTTCAGCTCAATCTCCTCTTTCCCAGAATCAGAAGACAGACGATTCTGTTGTTGCAG GAGTTGCTTTTGCCCGATACCTCTTAATTGGCTGTTGGAAGAACTTGATTGACACTTTGTCCACACCGCTGACTGGTCGCATGGCAGGCAGCTCCAAGGGGCTGGCATTCATCTTGGGAGCAGAAGGAGCCAAAGAGCAGAACCAAAAGGAGAAGGACTCCATATGTGTGAGCCTGGATGGACTGAGGAGGGCAGCCCGCCTGAGCTGTGCTCTAG GAGTTGCTGCTAACTGTGCATCTGCTCTTGCCCAAATGGCTGCTGCGTCCTGTGtccaagaagagaaagaggaaaaagaaatccaagagCCCAGTGATGCTATAGCTCAAG tgaaacagaaagTGGAGCAGAAACTGGAGCAGATGGGGAAAGTGCAGGGAGTTTGCCTACACACTGCTCACGTTTTGTGTATGGATGCAGTCCTGAATGTGGGCCTGGAGATGGGAAGCCACAATCAAGACTGCTGGCCTCATGTGTTCAG GGTGTGTGAGTACATCAGCACTCTGGAGCACACCCACTTCAGTGATGgcacctcccagccctgccttaCCATCACCCAGTCACAGCAGGCACCTGGAGGCCCACACTCAGACACTGAGCTGGGAGACGCTCCTCAGGAACAGACCCCTGAGCAGGAGACCACCCTCAGCAGCAATCCTGTCATTCAGCCAGTTTCCATCCAGGAACTCGTCAAGGAGAGCAGTAAAGGCAGAGCTTTCGACTTCCGTGGAGGCAGCCTGCTGTGTGGGACCAGTGCTGCCAAGGCTGTTCTCACACTCTCTACACAAGCTGACAG GCTCTTTGAAGATGCTGCTGATAAGTTAAATTTGATGGCACTGGCAGGCTTCCTTTACCAGCTCAAGAAGGCTTCTCAGGCCCAGCTTTTCCATTCTGTCACAGATACAGTTGATTACTCCCTAGCAATGccag GGGAAGTAAAATCCACCCAGGACAGGAGAAGTGCGCTTCACTTGTTCCGACTTGGTGATGCCATGCTCAGAATCGTGAGGAGTAAATCCCGCCCACTGCTCCACCTCATGCGCTGCTGGAGCCTGGTGGCACCTCACCTGGTGGAG gctgcctgtCACAAGGAGAGGCATGTGTCTCGGAAGGCTGTCTCCTTCATCCACGACATCCTTACCGAAGTGCTGACAGACTGGAATGAGCCTTCTCATTTTCACTTTAATGAGTCACTTTTCCGCCCCTTTGAGCGTATcatgcagctggagctgtgtgaTGAGGATGTGCAAGACCAG GTGGTCACCTCCATAGGAGAGTTGGTGGAAATGTGTTCTACCCAGATCCAGTCAGGATGGAGACCCCTGTTCAGTGCCCTGGAAACAGTTCACAGCGGCAATAAGTCAGAGGTTAAAGAGTACCTTGTAGGAGAATACTCTATGG GGAAACGCCAGGCCCCGGTGTTTGATGTCTTTGAAGCATTTCTAAACACAGACAGCATCCAGGTCTTTGCCAATGCCGCCACCAGTTATATTATGTGCCTTATGAAATTTGTGAAAGGACTGG GGGAAGTAGATTGTAAGGAGATGGGTGACTGTGTGCCAGGATCAGGATCAGCATCTACAGACTTGTGCCTTCCCGCGCTTGATTACCTCAGGAGATGTTCTCAG ttgttAGCCAAAATCTACAAAATGCCCTTGAAACCTATTTTCCTCAGTGGCCGGCTGATTAATATGCCCCGAAGAGTGCAGGAACAGTCAGCCAGCAGTGAGGATGGTATTGAGTGCATCCTTTCTGACTTTGATGACGACACTG GCCTTATCAATGTCTGGATTATTCTGCTGGAAGAATTAACAACCGCCATATCCAACTGTCCCCGCCAGCACCAACCTCCTACTCTGGATCTGCTCTTTGAATTGCTGCGGGATGTTGCCAAGACACCTG gCCCAGGATTTGGCATTTATGCAGTTGTACATCTTCTTCTTCCTACGATGTCCCTTTGGCTCCATCGCAGCCATGGTGACCATTCTTACTGGGATGTGGCATCTGCTAATTTCAAGCATGCCATTGGCCTTTCTTGTGAACTCGTAGTGGAGCACATTCAAAACTTCATACATTCAG ATATTGGTTATGAAAATATGATCAATACTATGCTAAAAGACCTTTTCAAGTTGCTGGTCGCCTGTGTAGCAGAACcaacagaaattatttccagaGTTGGCTGCTCTTGTATCAG GTATGTATTAGTGACAGCAGGACCTGTTTTTACTGAAGAGATGTGGAGGCTTGCATGTTGTGCCTTGCAGGATGCATTCTCTGCCACTCTGGAGCCAGTAAAG AACCTATTGGGCTATTTCCACAGTGGTTCTGAAAGCTTTAGTGGAGACGCCTGCGAAGTGAAGGTGGCAGCCCCCTCCCTCTCACCGAGTGCTGAGGCTGAATATTGGAGAATCAGAGCCATGGCACAACAG GTCTTCATGCTGGAAACTCAGTGCTCCCCAAAGACCCCTAGCAACAAGGAAGGGTTCGAACATGCCCAGTCATGTGTGCTTGTCATTGACCTGCCACCAGATAAGAAACCAAATGGGCATACCCAGAGAAG GAAGCTGGG TATTCCTTTCAGGACAATAGTGGTGAGCTTGCTGTCACACCAAGTACTGCTCCAGAATTTGTATGACATCTTACTGGAAGAATTCATCAAAGGCCCATCTAACTTAGAGGAGAAAATGACAATACAAGTACCAGAAAACAAGTTGGCTGGTTTTCTCAGGTACATCTCCATGCAAAACTTGGCTGTCATCTTTGACTTACTGCTGGACTCCTATAGAACAGCCAGAGAGTTTGACACCAGGCCTGGGTTGAAGTGCTTGCTAAAAAAAGTGTCTGGCATTAGTGGAGCTGCCAACTTGTATCGCCAGTCAGCGATGAGCTTCAATATTTACTTCCATGCTTTGATTTGTGCTATCCTGACAAACCAGGAGAACATCACTGCAGAGCAAGTGAAGAAGATCCTCTTTGAGGACGATGAGAGAAGCACTGACTCATCACAACAGTGCTCTTCAGAAGACGAAGACATTTTTGAAGAAACTGCCCAGGTCAGTCCCCCTcggggaaaagagaagagacagTGGAGGGCTCGAATACCATCTCTGAGTGTACAGCCTGTCAGCAATGCAGACTGGGGATGGCTGATCAAGCGGCTTCATAAGCTCTGTATGGAACTGTGCAACAACTACATCCAGATGCACCTAGACCTGGAGAATAACGTAGAGGAGCCTCCAGCGTTCAAAGGCGACCCATTCTTCATTTTACCATCCTTTCATTCAGAAACCTCCACCCCGTCAACTGGAGGGCAGTCTGGGAAGGACACTCCATCAGAAGATGACCGGAGTCAAATAAGGGACCAACTGGGAGACAGCCTAACACCACGAAGTGGAGAAATGCTGCTACTACCCCCACTCTCAAGTCCTAAAccagagaaaaaagaacaaaccaggaaaaaagaatggtgGGAGAGCGCTGGCAACAAGATCTACACCATAGCCACTGACAAAACCATCTCTAAGTTCATGAcagaatacaaaaaaagaaagcagcagcaggccaTGACATCCTTCACCAAAGAGGCcaaagtggaaaagaaaggggaGCTCCTGGGCTCCAGAGGGCAGGACTCACCCGTACTCCAGAGGCCACAACATCTTATAGACCAAGGTCAAATGAGGCATTCATTCAGTGCTGGCCCAGAGATCCTGAGACAAGAGAAGAGACCACGCTCAGGATCCACAGTCAGCTCTCTGAACATATCTGTTAGGGATGCAGAGGCCCAGATACAG GCATGGACCAACATGGTGCTGACAGTTCTCAATCAGATTCAGGCCCTGCCAGACCAAACTTtcacagccctccagccagcagTGTTCCCATGTATCAGCCAGCTGACTTGCCACGTGACTGATATCCGTGTCCGTCAGGCAGTACGGGAATGGCTGGGAAGAGTGGGCCGTGTGTACGATATCATCATGTAA